A single genomic interval of Desulfuromonas sp. harbors:
- the hybD gene encoding HyaD/HybD family hydrogenase maturation endopeptidase, producing MGILVLGLGNALMSDDSVGVRAVARLQQDYRFPEKVKIVDGGTLGLDLLPFIEEADQLLIIDALEMKADPGSIFRLEGDEVPRAFASKLSVHQMGLQDLLAVADLQGYSPRELVFWGVQPASIEMTMEMSPPVAAALDELVQSVVDELARWGASLEKAA from the coding sequence ATGGGTATTCTGGTTCTCGGGCTCGGCAACGCTCTGATGAGCGATGATTCCGTTGGTGTCCGGGCCGTTGCCCGACTGCAGCAGGATTATCGCTTTCCGGAAAAGGTCAAGATTGTTGACGGCGGCACTCTCGGACTCGATCTGTTGCCGTTCATCGAAGAAGCAGACCAGCTGCTGATCATCGATGCGCTAGAGATGAAAGCTGATCCCGGATCGATTTTCCGCCTCGAGGGGGATGAGGTGCCGCGGGCGTTTGCGAGTAAACTCTCGGTGCACCAGATGGGCCTTCAGGACCTTTTGGCGGTCGCCGATCTCCAGGGGTATTCACCACGCGAGCTGGTTTTCTGGGGGGTGCAGCCCGCCTCGATCGAGATGACCATGGAGATGAGCCCGCCGGTGGCCGCTGCTCTCGATGAGCTGGTCCAATCGGTTGTTGATGAACTGGCAAGGTGGGGGGCGTCGCTGGAAAAAGCGGCCTGA
- the cybH gene encoding Ni/Fe-hydrogenase, b-type cytochrome subunit encodes MHELRYVWEWPVRLTHWFNAISIVVLSVTGFYIGDPFVSVPSTSQYVMGWMRFLHFIFAYVFALSVLARIIWAFLGNEFASWRVFFPWVSSKGRKYIAGTFLFYTFVKAKPPGVVGHNALAAMAYVAVFGLYFVQMITGFALYGQYAPGGGWDTAFGWLLPIFGNQGMRLTHHVVMWLLIGFAIHHVYSAWLMEVKEKNGTLASIFGGYKFIDPKELD; translated from the coding sequence ATGCATGAACTTCGTTATGTATGGGAATGGCCGGTTCGCCTGACCCACTGGTTCAATGCCATCTCGATTGTGGTGTTGTCGGTGACTGGCTTTTATATTGGTGATCCTTTTGTTTCTGTCCCTTCGACTTCTCAATACGTCATGGGCTGGATGCGTTTTCTTCACTTTATCTTTGCTTACGTCTTTGCCCTGTCTGTTCTCGCGCGGATTATCTGGGCTTTTCTGGGCAACGAATTTGCCAGCTGGCGGGTCTTTTTCCCCTGGGTTTCGAGTAAAGGAAGAAAGTATATTGCCGGAACCTTTCTCTTCTATACCTTTGTGAAGGCGAAGCCGCCGGGTGTTGTTGGCCACAATGCTCTGGCCGCCATGGCTTACGTCGCCGTTTTTGGACTTTATTTCGTCCAGATGATCACCGGTTTTGCCCTGTATGGGCAGTACGCTCCGGGCGGCGGATGGGATACGGCGTTCGGTTGGCTGTTGCCAATTTTTGGTAATCAGGGCATGCGCCTGACCCACCATGTTGTCATGTGGCTACTGATCGGTTTTGCCATCCATCATGTCTACAGCGCCTGGCTCATGGAGGTGAAAGAAAAGAACGGAACATTGGCCAGCATCTTTGGTGGCTACAAGTTCATTGATCCGAAGGAGCTCGACTGA